The Fuerstiella sp. genome includes a window with the following:
- a CDS encoding Na/Pi cotransporter family protein produces MDITHLFQLTCELVGGLGLFLLGMKNMSDGMQAVAGASLRRMISAVTNNRIMATIVGVIVTCVVQSSSITTVMVVGFVNSGLMQLTQAVGVIMGANIGTTITGWILVLKIGKYGLPILGASAFVNLFAKSDRWRYWAMALMGVGMVFFGLELMKEACTIIRDTPDFKSWFQRFQADSYFGVLQCAFAGCVLTTLVQSSSATLAITISLATQGVISYETAAALVLGENIGTTITALLASLGATTNARRAAYFHVIFNLIGVLWITFIFQWYIQLIQTMIDVDVNELILKDGDATYPNRTAAIAATHTVFNVANTILFLPIAPMLVKLLTWIVPAKEFKEKPRLTDLDIRMLETPLLAIEQSRREIEKMGTGCSRMLEWLHELRQQNNPDKAMADRLRHREQVLDSIQDEVTEFVTNLLSANIPHTVADEARGQLRMADEYESISDYIVDLDKFDRKLRQNGHRFSEKQRRELNQLNVQLSDYVGAVNEAMVQENRNVLTKTENMAKRIGSEVKQLRRGHLDELSAGTTAPVVSVAFLAALNAYSRVVDHSWNIAEIVSGEK; encoded by the coding sequence ATGGACATCACGCACCTGTTCCAGTTGACCTGTGAACTGGTCGGCGGGCTGGGACTGTTTCTGCTTGGCATGAAAAACATGTCCGATGGGATGCAGGCTGTGGCAGGTGCCAGCCTGCGACGCATGATCAGTGCCGTAACGAACAACCGTATTATGGCCACGATTGTGGGCGTGATTGTGACATGTGTGGTTCAGTCCAGTTCGATCACAACCGTGATGGTGGTCGGGTTCGTCAACAGTGGACTGATGCAGCTGACCCAGGCCGTGGGGGTCATCATGGGTGCCAATATCGGAACCACGATCACCGGGTGGATTCTTGTCCTGAAAATCGGCAAATACGGTTTGCCGATTCTTGGTGCTTCAGCCTTCGTAAATCTGTTTGCAAAAAGTGATCGCTGGCGCTACTGGGCAATGGCCCTGATGGGCGTGGGAATGGTGTTCTTTGGCCTGGAACTCATGAAGGAGGCCTGCACAATTATCAGGGACACCCCGGACTTCAAGAGCTGGTTCCAGAGGTTTCAGGCCGACAGTTACTTCGGAGTCCTGCAGTGTGCCTTTGCCGGATGTGTGCTCACAACGCTGGTGCAATCTTCCTCTGCCACACTTGCGATTACCATCTCACTGGCAACACAGGGAGTCATCTCTTACGAAACAGCGGCTGCACTGGTGCTAGGTGAGAACATCGGTACAACAATTACGGCCCTGCTGGCGTCACTCGGCGCAACGACAAATGCACGTCGTGCGGCCTACTTTCACGTAATTTTTAACCTGATCGGCGTCCTGTGGATCACATTCATCTTCCAGTGGTACATTCAATTGATTCAGACAATGATCGATGTTGATGTGAACGAACTGATTCTCAAAGACGGCGATGCCACTTACCCGAATCGTACAGCCGCGATTGCTGCAACTCACACCGTATTTAATGTCGCAAATACAATCCTGTTCCTGCCGATTGCTCCGATGCTGGTGAAACTGCTGACCTGGATTGTTCCGGCAAAAGAATTCAAGGAAAAACCACGCCTCACAGATCTCGATATTCGTATGCTGGAAACTCCACTGCTGGCGATTGAGCAATCGCGACGTGAGATTGAGAAGATGGGAACCGGATGCAGCCGCATGCTCGAATGGCTGCACGAACTGCGGCAGCAAAATAATCCGGACAAGGCCATGGCGGATCGACTCCGTCACCGGGAACAGGTACTCGATTCAATTCAGGATGAAGTGACCGAATTCGTCACCAACCTGCTGTCGGCCAATATTCCACATACTGTCGCTGACGAAGCTCGTGGCCAGCTACGAATGGCCGATGAATATGAGTCGATCAGTGACTACATTGTGGATCTGGACAAGTTTGATCGAAAGCTGCGTCAAAACGGGCATCGATTCAGCGAAAAACAGCGTCGTGAGCTTAATCAACTCAATGTGCAACTGTCCGACTACGTGGGTGCGGTCAATGAAGCAATGGTTCAGGAAAACCGCAATGTCCTGACAAAAACAGAGAATATGGCCAAACGGATTGGATCCGAAGTCAAACAGCTCCGACGAGGTCACCTGGATGAGCTGTCAGCGGGCACAACAGCCCCGGTTGTCAGCGTT